The proteins below are encoded in one region of Methylobacillus flagellatus KT:
- a CDS encoding ABC transporter ATP-binding protein, with amino-acid sequence MASPAIHLENLQFEWTSGRPCLDIASLDVMPGERIFLHGPSGSGKSTLLGLLGGMHLPQTGIIDILSQRLDTLNGAARDRFRADHIGFLFQQFNLIPYLSVLDNVLLPCRFSAYRRNNIAGNVEQEAQRLLAALRIDATLGHRKVTTLSIGQQQRVAAARALIGRPEIIIADEPTSALDASHQQAFIDLLMQECLASASALIFVSHDHRLATSFDRSIALAELNRVSVKVPE; translated from the coding sequence ATGGCGTCACCTGCTATCCACCTGGAGAACCTGCAGTTTGAATGGACATCCGGGCGCCCCTGCCTGGATATCGCGTCTCTGGACGTGATGCCGGGCGAGCGTATTTTCCTGCATGGGCCGAGCGGCAGCGGCAAAAGTACGCTGCTGGGATTGCTCGGCGGCATGCACCTTCCCCAAACAGGCATCATCGACATCCTGAGCCAGAGACTGGACACGCTGAACGGCGCGGCCCGCGACCGTTTCCGCGCCGACCATATCGGCTTCTTGTTCCAGCAATTCAACCTGATCCCCTATCTCTCTGTACTGGACAACGTCTTGCTGCCGTGCCGCTTTTCGGCATACCGGCGCAACAATATTGCCGGCAACGTGGAGCAGGAAGCACAGCGCCTGCTTGCGGCGCTCCGCATCGATGCCACCCTTGGGCACCGCAAGGTCACGACCTTGAGCATAGGCCAGCAACAACGGGTTGCCGCAGCCAGGGCATTGATCGGCAGGCCAGAAATCATCATCGCAGACGAGCCCACCTCCGCGCTCGATGCAAGCCACCAACAGGCATTTATCGACCTGCTGATGCAAGAATGCCTCGCTTCGGCCAGCGCCCTGATCTTCGTCAGCCATGATCACCGACTTGCGACCAGCTTTGACCGCAGCATTGCCCTTGCCGAGCTCAACCGGGTTAGCGTAAAGGTACCGGAATGA
- a CDS encoding DUF2796 domain-containing protein: MHLYCRLFIHGLSIGLSSLALAAMPALAHEQRAHVHGTAKLNIAMEGKTLILALESPMESLLGFEHAPHNPQEQAVVNALKQQLSTPDQLFDLPGKAGCKSTAITLASPLFEDKFHTHNGHHADLDAEFVYECSQSSQSSRLKGLNVRLFEQFPHLRKIDVQIVAGQTRKIIRLVPGQNRVTW; encoded by the coding sequence ATGCATTTATACTGCAGGTTATTCATCCACGGATTATCCATCGGCCTCAGCAGCCTGGCACTCGCCGCGATGCCTGCACTCGCGCATGAACAGCGTGCGCATGTGCACGGTACAGCCAAACTGAATATCGCCATGGAAGGCAAGACACTGATCCTCGCGCTGGAAAGCCCTATGGAAAGCTTGCTGGGCTTCGAACATGCTCCCCATAACCCGCAAGAGCAGGCAGTGGTGAATGCACTGAAACAACAGCTCTCCACACCCGACCAGCTGTTTGATCTACCGGGCAAGGCTGGTTGCAAAAGCACGGCCATCACCCTGGCATCACCGTTGTTCGAAGATAAGTTCCATACGCACAACGGCCATCACGCTGACCTTGACGCCGAGTTTGTCTATGAGTGTAGCCAATCGAGCCAATCGAGCCGATTGAAAGGATTGAACGTGCGGTTGTTTGAACAGTTCCCCCACCTGCGCAAGATCGATGTCCAGATCGTGGCCGGGCAAACCAGAAAAATCATCAGGCTCGTCCCTGGACAAAACCGGGTCACATGGTAG
- a CDS encoding ZIP family metal transporter, translating to MLLLSICIATLLGGVASVLISSIVSLTVLARVADKMVAFAVGILLTFTLTDILPEAIESGLSPDDTGWILLAGILAFFLLEKMALWRHDHRQAHGADHETAIDQKVSMIVIGDGLHNFVDGMLIAAAFLTDPALGWTMAVTVMLHEIPQEVSDFMVLLNAGLSKSRALLLNALSGAAMVLGGFLGWLSLDTMQTAIPVILIVAASSFIYIAVADLVPELQRKRSLRDGAIQVALILGGVAVSLAAQHLHHH from the coding sequence ATGCTCCTACTCTCCATCTGCATTGCCACCCTGTTGGGCGGCGTCGCTTCAGTCCTGATCTCGTCCATCGTCTCGCTCACCGTCCTGGCACGGGTTGCCGACAAGATGGTCGCATTCGCCGTCGGGATTTTGCTGACCTTTACGTTGACGGATATCCTGCCGGAAGCGATCGAGTCGGGCTTATCGCCCGATGATACCGGCTGGATATTGCTGGCTGGCATCCTGGCGTTCTTCCTGCTGGAGAAAATGGCATTATGGCGACACGATCACCGGCAGGCGCATGGCGCTGATCATGAAACCGCTATTGATCAGAAAGTGTCCATGATCGTGATCGGGGACGGGTTGCACAACTTCGTCGACGGCATGTTGATCGCCGCCGCCTTCTTGACTGACCCGGCGTTAGGCTGGACGATGGCCGTCACGGTGATGCTGCATGAGATCCCCCAGGAAGTGTCGGATTTCATGGTGTTATTGAACGCCGGCCTGTCGAAAAGCCGTGCCTTGCTGCTCAACGCCTTGTCGGGCGCGGCCATGGTGCTGGGCGGTTTTCTCGGCTGGCTGTCGCTGGATACGATGCAAACCGCGATCCCCGTGATCCTGATCGTCGCGGCATCCAGCTTCATTTATATCGCCGTCGCGGACCTGGTGCCGGAATTGCAACGTAAACGCTCATTGCGGGATGGTGCAATCCAGGTTGCATTGATACTCGGCGGGGTTGCCGTGTCGTTGGCTGCCCAGCATCTTCATCACCATTGA
- a CDS encoding TonB-dependent receptor, with product MRFPFKFTRRALPLALAASAIFPEAYSAETERSSSPGSSIVLDAIEVQAAPDSPTNSLDPSSTLSGKELMLKSAATLGATLQNELGVANATFGPNVGLPLIRGQHGPRTRVMVNGLGTHDASAMSPDHGTTVESLLAKEIKVLRGPATIRNGGGAIGGAVEITDGRIPEHLPTKTKVTTQLRFNTNHDERIMATELLTKAGQVAFHADVHGRESNNIHIPGMAIDQDAFTQLFYVPSPNNTHGYTGNTNAHSDGGSMGISLFGEMGYVGMSISRYSNNYGIPLGPAHCHGPCTGNAAEADNVRIDLHQERLDLKGELFLPWEWLESISFRIGKSRYHHDELSNGIQQTRFQNDVTESRLEFTHALHARVSGTLGLHGIDREFSALGIEAFVPSTSIDTKGVYLIETIDLNPWQVELGLRKEQVKLDPSPQTVYFGPISHTEVFPARKLAPESYTLAVKRMHSTGSITVNRWIAKRAPDVQELYALGPHLATRTYDFGNQDLDIETLNGWDIRFQQRLGKLEGNLNLFKYSAKNYIYQQNEGLYETDAAIPHPVMRCANPATCLITTRHSQQDARFHGYEAEMGLPLHIPGLRKFRASVFADQVRGMLDDDTHVPRLTPARHGLLIQAGMGKWDGEIRLTHMRAQKRTGTMPMNDEIVLEPGTDSYHKVDIALRRSIEVPNWFTGDLFINMRNITNAEIRNSTSFLRYYTPELGHNIEIGMRIDL from the coding sequence GTGCGCTTTCCCTTCAAATTCACCCGCCGTGCGTTACCATTGGCCTTGGCCGCCTCTGCCATATTCCCCGAGGCATACTCTGCAGAGACGGAGAGGTCTTCCTCACCCGGCTCCTCTATTGTGTTGGATGCCATAGAAGTCCAGGCTGCACCCGATAGCCCAACCAACTCCCTGGATCCATCCAGTACGCTTTCAGGCAAAGAGTTGATGCTCAAGAGTGCTGCCACTTTAGGTGCCACGTTGCAGAATGAGCTGGGGGTGGCCAATGCGACATTCGGCCCGAACGTGGGACTGCCGTTGATTCGAGGGCAGCATGGCCCGCGCACCCGGGTCATGGTCAACGGCTTAGGCACGCATGATGCATCCGCCATGAGCCCAGACCATGGCACCACGGTGGAATCCTTGCTGGCCAAGGAAATCAAGGTGTTGCGTGGCCCGGCGACCATCCGCAACGGTGGCGGCGCCATCGGCGGCGCAGTGGAGATCACCGACGGCCGCATCCCCGAGCACCTACCCACCAAGACCAAGGTCACGACGCAATTGCGCTTCAACACCAACCATGACGAGCGCATCATGGCGACGGAACTGCTGACCAAGGCAGGCCAGGTCGCCTTTCATGCCGATGTGCATGGTCGGGAAAGCAACAATATTCACATCCCCGGCATGGCTATTGACCAGGATGCCTTTACCCAGCTTTTTTATGTGCCATCACCCAATAACACCCATGGTTATACGGGCAATACCAATGCACACAGCGACGGGGGCAGCATGGGTATAAGTTTGTTCGGCGAGATGGGATACGTCGGCATGTCAATCAGCCGCTACAGCAACAATTACGGCATACCGCTTGGTCCTGCGCATTGTCATGGACCATGCACAGGGAATGCGGCAGAAGCGGACAATGTGCGCATTGACCTCCATCAAGAACGCCTAGACCTCAAAGGCGAACTATTCCTGCCTTGGGAGTGGTTGGAAAGCATCAGCTTTAGAATTGGTAAATCCCGATATCACCATGACGAGCTAAGCAACGGTATCCAGCAGACCCGCTTTCAGAATGATGTTACTGAGTCCCGTCTGGAATTCACGCATGCACTACATGCCCGCGTTTCAGGAACATTGGGGCTTCATGGCATTGACCGTGAATTCTCCGCGCTAGGCATTGAGGCCTTTGTCCCGTCCACATCGATTGACACAAAGGGCGTCTACCTCATCGAGACGATTGACCTCAATCCATGGCAAGTGGAATTAGGCCTAAGAAAGGAACAGGTCAAACTTGACCCCAGCCCGCAGACTGTTTACTTCGGCCCGATCTCGCACACTGAAGTCTTTCCGGCAAGAAAGCTGGCTCCGGAAAGCTATACACTGGCTGTAAAACGTATGCACAGTACCGGCAGCATCACGGTCAATAGATGGATCGCAAAACGCGCACCTGACGTACAAGAGCTATATGCACTGGGACCACACCTGGCCACCAGAACTTACGATTTCGGCAATCAAGACTTGGATATCGAAACGCTGAACGGCTGGGACATCCGCTTTCAGCAACGTCTCGGCAAACTGGAAGGTAATCTGAACCTGTTCAAGTATTCTGCAAAAAACTACATCTACCAACAGAATGAAGGCCTGTACGAAACCGATGCGGCCATTCCCCACCCCGTCATGCGCTGCGCGAACCCGGCCACCTGCCTGATAACCACCCGCCATTCCCAACAAGACGCCAGGTTTCATGGTTATGAAGCGGAAATGGGCTTGCCACTGCACATTCCCGGGTTACGAAAGTTTCGCGCCAGTGTATTTGCCGACCAGGTACGCGGCATGCTGGATGATGATACCCATGTGCCGCGCCTTACCCCAGCCCGGCACGGGCTGCTGATACAGGCAGGCATGGGCAAATGGGATGGTGAAATCAGGCTCACGCACATGCGAGCGCAGAAACGCACCGGCACAATGCCAATGAATGACGAAATAGTGCTGGAACCAGGGACCGACAGCTATCACAAGGTCGATATCGCGCTACGACGCAGCATCGAAGTGCCGAACTGGTTCACCGGCGACCTTTTCATCAACATGCGCAACATCACCAATGCGGAAATCCGCAACAGCACGTCATTCCTGCGCTATTACACGCCAGAGCTGGGCCATAATATCGAGATCGGCATGCGAATCGATCTTTAA
- a CDS encoding PEP-CTERM sorting domain-containing protein, giving the protein MRHLIATMFVSASLFSVSAYAADDHHHDHGHDHLHSGDIEIEVEGGKLGTHGAGHSQEGSGYAIFEGDFRDLAGGPYRTNAPGFDSHAGTFDQGDIIGYQAIGNLWSWNGSSWTNTVLNGETLSLTGNWGENTVWSTTGVSGDAIGLLGQAGSSGNIHEHLNFEISSSSGLPTDGAYFVTLQLLSVDLNSTGDGFVAGSKYASSDPFYLIFNNGLSADEFHTALHGLEDNLIAAVPEPSTYAMFLAGLGLMGWQLRRRQQA; this is encoded by the coding sequence ATGCGTCATTTGATCGCAACCATGTTTGTCAGTGCCAGTTTATTTAGCGTTTCCGCCTATGCAGCCGATGACCATCATCATGACCATGGTCATGATCATCTGCATTCGGGTGATATTGAAATTGAAGTGGAGGGTGGCAAGCTTGGCACTCATGGTGCAGGCCATTCCCAAGAGGGATCCGGATATGCCATTTTCGAAGGAGATTTCCGTGATCTTGCGGGTGGGCCGTATCGCACGAATGCGCCTGGGTTTGACAGTCATGCAGGGACTTTTGACCAAGGCGACATCATTGGATACCAGGCAATTGGCAATTTGTGGTCCTGGAATGGAAGCAGCTGGACAAATACTGTACTCAATGGCGAAACTCTCAGCCTGACTGGCAATTGGGGAGAAAACACTGTCTGGAGTACGACAGGCGTCAGCGGTGATGCTATTGGCTTACTGGGCCAAGCCGGTAGCAGCGGCAATATTCATGAGCACCTGAACTTTGAGATTTCTTCCTCCAGTGGCCTGCCGACTGATGGTGCTTATTTCGTCACACTGCAGTTGTTGTCTGTGGATCTCAACAGCACGGGCGACGGATTTGTGGCTGGCAGCAAGTATGCAAGCTCCGATCCTTTCTACTTGATTTTCAACAATGGCTTGAGCGCGGACGAGTTTCATACCGCTCTGCATGGTCTTGAAGACAATCTGATTGCTGCTGTTCCTGAGCCAAGTACCTATGCCATGTTCCTGGCTGGTCTGGGCTTGATGGGTTGGCAGTTACGTCGTCGCCAACAGGCCTAA
- a CDS encoding DUF3820 family protein gives MDARDLELLVTRTMPFGKYKGRLIADLPGHYLNWFAREGFPPGEIGRLLALMQELDHNGLTSLLTPLRSI, from the coding sequence ATGGACGCACGCGACCTGGAACTGCTCGTCACTCGCACCATGCCTTTCGGCAAATATAAGGGGCGGCTGATTGCCGATCTGCCAGGGCACTACCTCAACTGGTTTGCCCGGGAAGGCTTCCCTCCGGGCGAAATAGGACGATTATTGGCCTTGATGCAGGAGTTGGATCATAACGGACTAACGAGTCTGCTGACGCCTTTGCGCTCCATATAA
- a CDS encoding DUF4144 domain-containing protein, translating into MTSPLPTWPALIQHPGDAELEFIPDAAAFDTWQLTSTPATLIDKEGKTYVIDRDKRLIMKGLASLEEILALIRAHAILEGICCTPKLGAPDIPTALTILSSIVKG; encoded by the coding sequence ATGACTTCACCTCTTCCCACATGGCCGGCATTGATCCAACATCCTGGCGATGCCGAGCTTGAGTTCATTCCCGACGCAGCCGCATTCGACACATGGCAGCTCACATCCACGCCGGCAACACTGATCGATAAGGAAGGGAAAACGTATGTTATCGACAGGGACAAACGCTTGATCATGAAAGGCCTGGCTTCACTGGAAGAAATCCTGGCATTGATCCGCGCCCACGCCATACTGGAGGGTATCTGCTGCACGCCAAAACTTGGCGCGCCTGACATTCCTACGGCCCTGACCATACTCTCCAGCATCGTGAAAGGGTAG
- a CDS encoding cupin domain-containing protein has translation MSQIVIESKPSATRLEQLGVSKWPTWSKEVSTFPWVFPEQEIAYVLEGEVVITPDGGGAPVTFRKGDLVTFPAGLRCTWEVKQPLRKHYQLDGTLVGRIYRRIKLFFTR, from the coding sequence ATGAGTCAGATTGTAATTGAAAGCAAACCCTCTGCCACGCGCCTGGAGCAACTGGGTGTCAGCAAATGGCCGACTTGGTCCAAGGAAGTCTCGACGTTTCCATGGGTGTTCCCAGAGCAGGAAATTGCCTACGTGCTTGAGGGGGAAGTCGTGATTACCCCAGACGGTGGCGGCGCGCCCGTGACGTTCCGCAAGGGCGACCTGGTTACTTTCCCTGCAGGCCTGCGCTGCACATGGGAGGTCAAGCAGCCCCTGCGTAAGCATTACCAGCTGGACGGTACGCTCGTCGGCCGCATTTATCGTCGTATCAAGCTGTTCTTCACACGTTGA
- a CDS encoding sensor histidine kinase, which translates to MGKLFWKIFLGFSLTLLVTVAGVGGAIYLNEKTASGEEGFLRDRRADFVVGVTANALQYGGEAGAKALLEHWPGHKVPTVLVINQHHQDILNRTVRSETLQQAIHALDQSPPIPSVRRVQASNGNQYILFIPAEGADSAGPPRYNLQLQIFIALLASLLFSAGFALYLSRPIKLLRRASRRLAEGDLSTRVSPELGNRNDELIELGADFDYMATRLQTLLDAQRLLLHDVSHELRSPVARMRLAVGLAQQQPDKLASALSRIERETERLDELLGQMLTLSRLESGISSENSETLNLNDLLATIIQDANFEAQAVGSSITFHAADEVILQGHYELLRRAFENIIRNALKYNQAGQAVTVSILKTQSAVIVEVRDHGPGLPETEIESVFQPFYRVRGTEKAGHVGYGLGLAIAKRAIEHHQGNISLSNCDDGGLCVRCTFPLTAAPA; encoded by the coding sequence ATGGGCAAACTGTTCTGGAAAATATTTCTTGGGTTCTCGCTGACATTACTGGTGACGGTCGCTGGTGTCGGCGGTGCCATCTATTTAAATGAAAAGACTGCTTCCGGCGAGGAAGGCTTCCTGCGTGACCGCAGGGCTGATTTTGTCGTCGGTGTCACCGCCAATGCCCTGCAGTATGGCGGAGAGGCGGGTGCCAAGGCACTACTCGAACACTGGCCCGGGCACAAGGTGCCAACCGTACTGGTCATCAACCAGCATCATCAGGATATCCTCAACCGCACCGTCAGGTCGGAAACCTTGCAACAAGCCATCCATGCGCTGGACCAATCCCCGCCGATTCCCAGCGTGCGGCGCGTCCAGGCAAGCAATGGCAACCAATACATTCTCTTCATTCCTGCAGAAGGGGCAGACTCTGCAGGACCACCCCGCTACAACCTGCAACTGCAGATTTTCATCGCCCTGCTTGCAAGCCTGCTGTTCAGCGCCGGATTTGCACTCTACCTGAGCCGTCCAATCAAGCTGTTGCGGCGGGCCAGCCGCAGGCTCGCAGAAGGCGACTTGAGCACGCGTGTAAGCCCAGAGCTCGGCAATCGCAACGATGAACTCATAGAACTCGGCGCGGACTTTGACTATATGGCAACACGCCTTCAGACCTTGCTGGATGCCCAGCGATTATTGCTGCACGATGTTTCTCATGAGCTGCGTTCCCCGGTCGCCCGCATGCGGCTTGCCGTGGGGCTCGCCCAGCAGCAACCGGACAAACTGGCCTCGGCGCTGAGCCGTATCGAGCGTGAAACCGAGAGGCTGGACGAACTGCTTGGCCAGATGCTGACGCTTTCGCGGTTGGAGTCAGGCATCAGCAGTGAAAACAGCGAGACACTCAACCTCAATGATTTGCTTGCCACCATTATTCAGGACGCCAATTTCGAGGCGCAAGCCGTGGGCAGCAGCATCACGTTTCATGCTGCAGATGAAGTAATACTACAGGGACATTATGAATTGCTGCGCCGCGCATTCGAGAACATTATCCGTAATGCGCTCAAATATAATCAAGCTGGTCAAGCAGTAACAGTCTCAATTCTCAAGACGCAGAGTGCGGTGATCGTCGAAGTGCGGGACCATGGCCCAGGCTTGCCGGAAACAGAGATTGAGTCAGTGTTCCAGCCATTCTATCGCGTCCGCGGTACGGAAAAGGCAGGACATGTCGGATACGGCCTGGGACTTGCCATCGCCAAGCGCGCCATCGAGCATCATCAGGGCAACATTTCGCTCAGTAATTGCGATGATGGCGGCCTGTGCGTACGGTGCACTTTTCCGCTCACCGCCGCTCCTGCCTGA